The Desulfurobacterium indicum genome contains a region encoding:
- a CDS encoding transposase gives MELQKILPDLVKEVVKQTLESIMTAEREVFLKEHGGTKNGFYVRNLDTVIGKLENLRIPRDREGKFRTKLIEPYRRRDINLEDLILGMFASGMSARAVAQALESVFELKYSPSTISKISQVTLEEI, from the coding sequence ATGGAACTACAGAAGATTTTACCAGACCTAGTTAAGGAAGTGGTAAAGCAAACCTTAGAGTCAATCATGACGGCTGAAAGAGAAGTGTTTCTTAAAGAACATGGAGGAACAAAGAACGGCTTTTACGTTAGAAACTTAGATACTGTTATCGGTAAGCTTGAAAATCTGAGAATTCCAAGAGATAGAGAGGGAAAATTCAGAACAAAGTTGATAGAACCTTATAGAAGAAGAGATATCAATCTTGAAGACTTAATACTTGGGATGTTTGCCTCTGGTATGAGTGCAAGAGCAGTAGCCCAGGCTCTTGAAAGCGTGTTTGAACTTAAATACTCACCCTCAACCATAAGCAAAATATCGCAGGTAACCTTAGAGGAAATA